The nucleotide sequence GGGCTGGGGTTTGCAATCTGTCCCTCACACACTGAGGTAGTGCTAATGCCAGCTCTGGCCTGGCAGAACTGGTTAATCTGGTGCACAATGCTGCTCAGGTCCGGTGGCTGGTTCTGCTGCAGGGTGGCAGCCATAGAGAGGGGAATGGTTGAGGTAGACACGGTCACATTCGGCGGCGCGTCTGCATCCGGCATCTTTCTGCTTCCATGCAAACCCGGCTGCAGCAGCGGGTTGGGGGGGTGCTGCAGAGGCTGGTGTGCCATGGGCTGAGGGTGCTGCAGGCCCTGCGGCTGCTGCATATTCTGAGGGTGCGGCAGCGCCTGGGGCTGCGGGATCCCCTGAGGGTGCGGTAAGCTTTGTGGCTGTGGGATACCCTGagggtgctgcagagcctggggctgCGGGATGCTCTGGGGGTGCGGCAAAGTCTGTGCATGCTGGAGAGCCTGCTGGCGAGCAAGCGCCTGGGGGTGGGTTAAAGTGCTCGGTGCAAGGTAGGGGGTGGAAGGGGGATTCATCATTGCTTCCGGCAGCAGGCGCGTGCGCGTCCCGTCAAAGTCCTTGATGATTCCTTTCGCTGGGGATTTGACTATCGCCAGGAGGCCCGTTTTGGTGGTGGCCTGAGACGGGTAGGGACTGTACCTCTGGCCCGAAGTATCAAGTCCGTTCACAGTACGGCGTATGTGTTTCCTCTGGGGAACCTTGACACTGTTTGGAAAAATTTTTATAGTCAGTGGATTGTTGGCGACCTTCTTAGCATAAGCATCCAATTCTGCTGGGGTAGGATACTGTGCAGATCTCATTTTCTGTGTAGTGTCCCCTGTGGAGAAAGGAAATTTGTCAATACTGATTCTGGTAAGCAAGGGATCAACCCCCGGACAAGACAGCTGCACAACAAGGGCAGAAAAATCTCCAAGGAATCAAGAGGCAAGAACTTCAATCTTCCCAGACGAGCGGATTGTGCATCAGATATCTCATTCCTTTTTTACCTGGTGACCAACACAACCCCCCAGTTCAGCTTAAGGCAAGACCCGCCTAGGGgagcaaaagaaaaccagtgtTTTCATCAGAGCACGCTTGCAGTGGGACAAAACCAGGTAACACACTGTAAACATCAGATTGTCTCCAGCCTGAGACATTTCCCACGGCTTGCGGCGGTGGGGCTGTGGTCTATTCTCTTAATTTCAGGCTGCCTCCCCACGGCTCCACAAGCCATTCTCAGCGTCTTCACCGTGTAAATCAAAATCAGAAAGTTATGAATTAAACATTAAACCCGTGTAATGCTGAGGTGAGAACCATACAAAGCACTTCAGCTCAAGCCTCCCATTTACATCCGTGTTCTTTTCTAGATGCTGACATCTGAAAGCACTTAGTGTCTTTTTGTCCATTAAGAAGCCCTTGTCAGTCCAAGTTCAGCAAATGGAAGGAGGAGGCTACATGTGCTTTATGGCTTGCAattatttcttcagctgaatTTTCAGTGTGGCACCTTGCTAAGGACAACATCCTAATATCACACAGCGAAACCATGTGATTACCTCACAAGATGAAAAACATGCTATTCTCCAGACACAGACAAAAGACTTCTGGAGACAGGGGTGTGGTTTCCCTTACTCCAATTTACCAGATACCTACCTTGCCCACAAGCTCAAAGTGCTTTTGGAGAGAACTTCAAAAATCTAGGGAAGTGCTCGTGCCTCTCACTATAATGGAATTCCAACCAGAGTTGGGCTGTTCCCCtaaccctgctctgctgcccaaCTCCTATGGGACTAGTGCTTCTGAATTTATTATAATCTTCAAATACTGACTTGCAAGCTTTGACAAtctgattttgcttttgtttgacttcttttccctccccaaCTTGCAAAGTTTACTAGAAAAACATGCCCATCCTTTTTGCTAAGAAGGTCAGCATCCCTGtgccctctgctgctgtgctgagagaGGGGAGACGTGGCAGCCAGCTCCTCCAGAGCCCAAGAGCACGCCAGCCCCACATCTGGCCCTCTGACCCAAGGAAATCTAATGCTCCAGTAAAGAGTTTGATGTTCCCAGGCAAACAGCTCTTCCTGTTGAAAACTTACATCTGATTCTTTTAAACAATCTGCCTCCAAAAGGCTCCTGAATACAGCTCAAGTCTGAGTACCTGccatctctctctctgcacCCAACATCTTCCAAGTCTTCACAGGTGAGGGGGGCAGTTGCTTTCAGAGGACTCACGTTCAGAAAATAAGGGccagaaaatgcaaaacaggaTGGATATCAAAAGAAAGAATAACTacagaatattaaaattatattttgtgaCATTAGAAACTTTGCAAGCACGTTGCCTCGtgtctccagcacagcacctaCCAAGGTGCTGGTTATACTCTTACTCtcagtgctgccctggcacACACCTCCCTGTCTCTCAACCAAAAGGAATGCTCATCAGATATATGAGCCTGAGCCTCCTCTACAATCAGATCCCTGTACCTGCTACAGGTGGTTTATATCTGCCCTTTTGAGTGAGCTGCTATGCACCTAACAGAGAGAGACGG is from Apus apus isolate bApuApu2 chromosome 18, bApuApu2.pri.cur, whole genome shotgun sequence and encodes:
- the FAM222B gene encoding protein FAM222B isoform X2, which encodes MRSAQYPTPAELDAYAKKVANNPLTIKIFPNSVKVPQRKHIRRTVNGLDTSGQRYSPYPSQATTKTGLLAIVKSPAKGIIKDFDGTRTRLLPEAMMNPPSTPYLAPSTLTHPQALARQQALQHAQTLPHPQSIPQPQALQHPQGIPQPQSLPHPQGIPQPQALPHPQNMQQPQGLQHPQPMAHQPLQHPPNPLLQPGLHGSRKMPDADAPPNVTVSTSTIPLSMAATLQQNQPPDLSSIVHQINQFCQARAGISTTSVCEGQIANPSPISRNLLINASTRVSTHNVPTPMPSCVVNPVDHAAAAIPPASVNVPMVNINRVPPAYQNEIKSVAWNQHQLAHLQQMCGDAAGPAGLAGKHPQREIAGQSFPGKTSNYPQELCMGQSFTLKPPIEKPTPSPPVNGLQGPLPYTNGHYFQPIWNNILPTPNSDSSGSQDLAMPFHGGQQAGAPLDCAGGTHYRAGAGPSSQNNVMQTMDYLSGDFQQSCFRDQSMAVLGKVHRPPMNRAPEPTDSRNLHIQHPGYR